The bacterium region CATGAAGGCGGCCGTCGACGCTTCATAGACGTACGGCTTCGAGGCTGTGATGCCGAGGGCGCCGCGCACCACGCCGCCTTCCTTGACCGGGACCCAGAGCGACGAGTTCGGTTCATGGGTGAGGCGGGGAGTCGAATCACGCACCACCAAGCGCGCTTGGGCGAGTTGTGGTGAGCGCATCGAGACCCCAAGCGAGGTCGGCTCCGAATCGGCTTCGACGTGAAGCAGGCGCGCCTGGTCGGCCTGGTCGCCCGGCATCGAGACCAGCTCCAGGCTGTCGACCGGCAGGAGCTCGCTGAGGGTCGTCTGCAGCGCCACCAGGACGCTCGCCTCGTCCAGGGTCGAGGCCATCGCCCGGGCGATGCTGTTGAGCGCACCGAGTCGCCGCGCCTGGTTGCGCGTGAGCTCGTTGAGCGAAGCGTTGGCGATCAGGATCCCGAGGCTGCGATGGACCTCCTCGAGGAACGCGACCTCCGTCGGCGCCACGCGGCGGTTGCGATACGCCTGGTAGATGACGCTGCCGATGACCTCCCCCTGGTGCTCGACCGGGATCCAGATCGCAAACTTGGTGTCGCGCCCGGCCCCCGGGCCCTTGCTCATCTCCTGTCGCTTGGGGTCGAGGGGAATGACGGTGCTGCGCGGGCTCGCGTACTGGCGAGCGAACACCGAACCGCTGAGCGGGCGCCGGCGGAGATCCTGAAGGACGCCGGAGTCCATGGTCAGCGAGTGATACCAACCCTCGCGCTCCAGCACGTGCAGGTTGACGACGTCGTATCCGAAAAGGGGATGGAGTCCGCGGTACAGGACCTGGACGATGTCGGCTTCGGTGACGCAGCTCCCGAGCTCGTGCGCGACCGCCGCCGGCGTCAACGTGTTCGACCGCCGGGCGGCGACCGGCCTGACCGGCCGGCCCCCGGGTGCCGGGCTCTCCGGCGCCCTGGACCGTGCGCTGCGCCTAACGTGCCGCGGGCCGGGGCTGGGCATTGCCACCGATATACTGCGCCACGAACCCCTTGCCGTTCACCCCGCCGAAACCGATCGCACCGACGCCGAAAGAGCTGCGCGGCTCCACGGTCCTCGTGGTCGACGATGAGCGTGCTTGGCGCGTGATCCTGGAGACCGATCTACGCATGCTCGGCTACAAGGTCTCGATGGCCGAGGATGCCGACCAGGCGCTCGAGCGCGCCCAGTCCGACAGCCCGGATGTCGCCATCATCGACCTGATGCTGCCCGAGCCGATGGACGGGTGGGGCCTGTTGAACGAATTGCGCGCGCGCGGGCAGAAGGTGCCGGTCATCTTCTACACCGCGTACCCCGTCTTCCCCTCCGGGACCGATGACCCGGACGTGGTCGGCTACATGAGCAAGGCGGTCGACCGCGCCGACCTGTATGCGCTGTTGCCGGCGGCGATCCGGCGCTCGCGGGAGCGCCGGATTGATGGTTCCTAGCCGATGCCTACCAGGACCAGGCGAAGACGCCGTCCGCGAAGTTGGCGCCCGACGCCAGGGCCAAAGCACTCACCACCAGCAACGCGAAGGCTACCCTCTGGACTTTGAGTTTCCAGGTCATCCCCATATTACCCCTTTGTTTTTCCAATTTGAGCCAGACCCGGCAGGGAGTATGCACCGGGTCCTTCGAATCTGAGTGTTCAGACCACGTCAAAAAGCGTTAAAAATAATGTAGGACAGATCTTGGAAAATCCGAGCCCTAAGGGCGGATCGAGAGCCCATTCCCGAAATCGTGATCTGCGGCTGCCGCCGCTGCCGCCCGGCCTGGAGGTCTACCGTCCGGCCGACGTCCTCGGTTCGTCGGTGCTGGTGGTCGAAGACGAGGCGGCGATGCGGCAGCAGCTTCGCATCGACCTGCACGACCTCGGCTACCAACCCTCCACCTCGGCCTCCGCCCCCGAGGCCCGGCAACTCCTGGAGCGAGAGCGGGTCGCCGCCGTGCTCCTCGACCTGGTCCTGGACGAAAGCGAGGACTCTGGGTTCGAGCTGCTCAAGTGGATCCGCCACCACCATCCCGGCCTGCCGGTCATCGTGCTGTCGGCGGCGCAGGTCAACTCGGCGGCCATCCGCAAGGCCTACGAGCTGGGCGCGAGCTCCTACTTCGTCAAGGGCAACGTGCCCATGGCCCACATCTACTCCGACCTGGCGGCGCGCCTGGTCGAGCGGGGCACCGGCCGCCCCGGCAGCTACCGGTTCGGCCGCCTGGAGTTCGATCCGACCCGCCGGACGGTGAAACTTGGGCCCGAGGAGATCCACCTGACCCAGCAGCAAACCGCGCTGGTCCTGCACCTCGCCCAGGGTTCCAAGCCGGCGACCGCTCGCGACCTCATCGAAGCGGGCCTGTTCCAAAGCCACGCCGCCCACTCGACCGTGCATTCGGCGCTGCTGACCTTGAGGCGCCGGCTGGACGAGCTGGAGCCCGGCCTGGGTCCGAGCTTCGTCAGAGCGTCCGCGCGCGGATACGGCCTGGCTCCCGTGCATGACTGAAGATCCGGCGTCGATGGCCCAGCCGAGCCGCTCCGTGCTCGACGAGGTGATCGAGCTGCGACGACACTTCCACCAGCACCCCGAGGTGAGCTTCAGCGAGCACGCCACCAGCGCGAAGCTGGGCGAGCGGCTCCGAGAGCTCGGCCTCGAGCTGCGGCCCTGCCCGACCGAGACGGGCGTCGTCGCCGTGCTCGACAGCGGGCGGCCGGGCAAGACGGTGATGCTCCGGGCCGACATCGACGCCCTGCCGATTCACGAAGCCTCCGGCGTGCCGTTCGAGTCGCGTGCGGACGGGCGCATGCACGCCTGCGGCCACGACGCTCACATGGCGATCATGGTCGGCGCCGCGCGGACCCTCGCCGAGGGCGTCTCGGAGCTCGCCGGCCGCTACCTTTTCGTCTTCCAGCCGGCCGAGGAGATCGTGAGCGGGGCCAAGGCGATGATCGCGCGCGGCCTGCTCGACGACTTTCACCCCGACTCGGTCATCGGCCTCCACGTGACCAGCTTCATGGAGTCGGGAACCGTCATCTCCCGGCCGGGCCTGATGTGGGCCGGTTCCGATGCTTTCGAGATCAACATCGGTGGGCCTGGCGGGCACGGCGGGATGATGGGCCGACGCGGCAACGTCCTGGCCGCGCAGGCCTTCTTCGTCGAGCGCCTGCACACAGTGGTCGAGGGTCTCGAAGAGGATGGCGTCCAGTGCCACACCACCATCGGCAACATCAGCACCGACGGCGCGTGGAACATCGTGCCGCGAGGCGTCCTCGTCCAGGGCAGCCTGCGCACCTTCACCGCGCCGCTGCGTGAGCAGGCGCTGGGCCGCCTGCGCGATCTCCTGCATGAGACGGACACCGAGTTCGACGTACACTCGACGCTGGGGCTGGTTCACGGGACGGTACCGTTGATGAACGAGCCGAATATCACGCGCACGGTGCTCGACGTCGGCCGTTCGCTCATCGGCGATAGGGCCAGCGTCCTGGGGCGTCCGCTCACGGTCAGCGACGACGTGGCGGAGTTCCTGACCCGGATCCCAGGCTGCTACTTCATGCTCGGCGCGATGCCCGCGGGCGGACCGCCGCCCGCCCACCACTCACCTGGGTTTCGCATCGACGAGGACGCGTTCGCGGTCGGCGTCAGGGTTCTGGCGGGAGCGGCGTCAAGGCTCGCGGCGGAGTAGTCACCGGTGCTACTGCTGGGGGTTGTCCTAGTCGGTCTTGGCGCCGGCATCGCCACCGGCGGGCGGATCGGCAACCTGGCCAACATGAGATTTCGCTGGCCGTTCTTCGTCCTGGCCGTGCTGTTGATCAGAGAGGCCGCCGTCACCAGCCCGCTCAACCGCGTCGAGGGCGTCCAGTACGTCTATACCCTGTCGCTGGCGGGCCTCGTCGGCTGGACCGTCTGGCACTTCGGTCGCCTGCCGGGCGTGTGGCTCGTGACGGCTGGAGCCGCGATGAACCTCATCGCCGTCATCGCCAACGGCGGCCGGATGCCGGTATCACTCGAGCTCGCGGGGCGCGGCTCGCACCTCCTCGTCGACCGCGGAGTGGTGGGTCAGTACGTGCTCATGGGCCCCGACACGCACCTCAACTGGCTCGCCGACTGGATCGGCCTTCCGGGCCCGCTGGTCGACGCCTACAGCCCGGGGGACCTGCTCGTGGCCGTGGGCGTCGCGCTCGTGGCTTTCCACGCCACCCGGCGGCGTCCCGAGCCCGAGCTCGGCGAAACCTCTCGACGTATAGTGAGTGACCCTCCGTGATCATCTTCTGGATCTTCACGCTGTTCGTCGGCAGTTCGGCCTTCGCCTTCGCCTATATCTACCTGCAGCTCGGCATCGCCTGGTCGATCGGGTACTCGGTGCTCGCGATGCTCGTCTGCCGCGGCCTGCTCACCATCGTGCGGCGCTGGCTGATCCTGACCGAGCGCATGTCGCCGGAGGCGAGCCAGCAGGAGAGGACCGTCGAGACGAACCGCGCCATCTTCTGGCGCCGCATCCTCTGGATCGCGATCCTGCTCGGCGCCTACTTCGGCGGCGCATATCAGTTCTACGCGCTGCAACCGGCCGACGCCCTCGACGCGCTTCCCCAGTTCCTGCTGGCGCTGGTCACGCAGCTCGCGTATCTGTTCGCGCTGATGCTGGCGAACTTCATGCTCTTTTTCGGCCCGATGCTCCTTTACTCGCGCATGGGTCGCGAGACGATCGAGCCGGGGGACGCCAACTTCGACGTCAAGATCGAGGACGTCCGCGGCCAGAAGGCGGCGGTCGGCGAGATGATGCGCATGCTCAGGCTCATCGAGCAGGGGCGCAACTACGTGCAGGCCGGCGGCAAGCGAGAACGCGGCGTGCTCATGGTCGGACCGCCGGGCACCGGGAAGACGATGCTCGCCAAGGCGATCGCATCGACCCTGCACGTGCCCATCGTCGTCACCTCGGGCGCCGCTTTCGCCGGCATGTTCATCGGCATGGACGTGCTCGGGGTTTTCATGATGGTGCGCACGGCCAAGGCCAAGGCGAAGCGCTGGGGCGGCTGCGCCATCTTCATCGACGAGTTCGACGCGCTGGGCAACCGCCGCGGCGGGATGGGTGGTGGCGGCGGGCCGATGGGCGGCCTGGGCGGAATGCTCGGCGGCGGCCAGATGGGTCTGAACATGCTGCTCGTGCAGATGGACGGCGTGGACAACCCTGGCTTCTTCAAGAAGCTGGTGCGGCGAATGGTCAACGTGACCCTCGACGGGCTGTTCCTGCCACGCGTGGTCGCGTTCAACGGGACGCGAATTCCCCTCCGCCTCCCCCAGCTGCGTCCGCCCCGCTACAACATCTTTTTCATGGGGGCCACGAACCGGCCCTCCGTCCTCGACGAAGCGGTCACGCGCCCGGGACGCTTCGGCCGCACGATCACCTTTCGCATCCCCACGCGCGAGAGTCGCAAGGACATCGCGGCGCTCTACTTCGACAAGAAGGCGCACGACCCCGACCTCGACTCGGCCGAGCGGCGTGACGAGTTCGCGCGCATCACCGAGGGCTATTCGCCGGCGATGATCGAGCAGGCCCTTTCGCTCGCCCTGGTCTATGCGTTCGAAGACGGCCGCAAGGCGTTCGCCTGGAAGGACATGCGCGAGGCGATGGGCAACATCGAAGCCGGCCTGGCGGAGCCGGTGGAGTACACCGAGCGGGACAAGGTCGCGGTCGCGCGCCACGAGCTCGGCCACGCCGTCGCCGCCCGCTTCTACGAGTCCGACCGCAGCTCGGTCCGTCTCTCCATCCGGATGCGCTCGGGCTCGCTCGGTCACCACTACAACGTCCCGAAGGAGGAGCAGTTCGTCCGCTTCCGCTCGCAGCTCGCGGGGCGATTGCGTTCGGGCCTGGGGGCGATCGCCGCCGAGCGCGTCTTCTACGGTGAGAACTCTTCGGGCGTGAGCATGGACCTGATCCAGACCACCAGCACGGCGGCACACATGGTCGGCGTGTACGGCATGGGACCCGAGCCGCTGGAGCCTCAGCTGTCCCGCAAGGCGGCCGACATCGGCGAGTACCTCATCTCACAGGTCGAGGCGATGCAGCAGTTGCAGGATCCCGACCCGGCCGCCGCCGTGCTGCGCAACCCGCATGCACGCCGCTCGGTGGCGCAGGTGATGGGCGCCGCCTACATCGACGCCTGGCGGCTCATGTACACCAACCGTGAAGCCATCGACCTCGCGGCGGAGGCCCTGATGGCACAGGGCGAGCTGGTCGGCGACGAGGTCGACGGCCTGCTCGACTCGGTCGGGCTGCACCCGGTGGACGAGAGCGTCCCCTACCCGGAGGACGCGCCCGCCGTGCCCACGGTCCCCGGCCGGCCGGCGATCGCGGCGGAGTCGGCCTGATTCGAGTCGCAGCCGCGGCGGTGGTCGCGGTGCTCCTGGCGGCGCCCGCGCGCGCGGTCGAGGCGCAGGATCCGGGCACGGCCCCCAACGCGCACCACGAAGCCGCGCGCATCGTCGCCGCCGAGCTGGCGATGACCCAGGCCTCGAGCCGGATGCAGGCCATCGCGGCGCAGCAGCCCTCGAGCGTCATCGACGGCTTACGCAAGGAGCTGGCGATGGAAGACGCGGCATACGCCTATCGCGCCGCGGCGCGGCAGGAGGAGCTGAGGCTCTACGAGCTGGCGGGTTACGCGAGCGTGGAGGCGGCCGTGGAGCCGCTGCTGCCGCCTGACGTGGCCGCGCCGTTCCAGGATTCCATCGCGGCGCTGCATTCGCTGTACGCCCTCGCGGGCATCGATCAGTACTACCTGGTCAACGTCCATTTCATCCATCCCTACACGGACGCCAGGCCGGTGAGCGCGCTGCGCTCGTATTACCTCGAGGCGCAGCAGCGGTACGGCGTGGATGCGAGCTACCTCGCCTCCATCAACTTCATCGAGAGCAACTTCGGACGGGTCAACGGGCCGTCGTCGGCGGGCGCCCTTGGACCGATGCAGTTCCTACCCGGCACGTGGGCTGGCTATGGCGAGGGTGGGAACGTGAACGACCCGCACGACGCCATCCTGGCCGCCGCCCGCTACCTGGTCCACTACGGCGCTCCGTATAACATGCGCCAGGCCATCTGGCACTACAACCTCGACTACGACTACGTTGACGCGGTGGAGTTCTTCGCCCGCGCCTTCCGCGCTGATCCCACGTGGCTCGACCACATGTATTACTGGAACACCTACGGATGAGCCGATGAGAGCCTTGCGCCTGATCGCTCCCGTGCTGGCGCTCTTGCTCGCCGGCGCCTGCACCATCCATCCGATGGGCAGCGCTCGCCCGTCGCCGAGCCCAAGTCCGAGCGGGACCCCCATCAGCATCCCCGTCGTCAGCCCGGCTCCGATCCCCGCGTCGGGAACGTTCGACCCCGCCCATGTGGTGCAGGTCCTCGGGCCCGCGGTCGCCGAGCTGATCGTCAGCAGGAATGGCGGCGGCGGCGGCATCGGCAGCGGCTTCGTGATCGCGCGGCAGAACGGCGTGAGCTACCTGGTGACCAACAACCACGTCGTCGCCGACGCCACCAGGGTCGTGGTGTTGATGCCGGACGGGCGCCACTTCACCGCCACGGTCCAGGGCACCGACCCGATACAGGACATCGCCGTCGTCAAGGTGAGCGATGGGTCGCTGCCCCTGGCGCAGTTCGGCGACTCGACCAAGCTGGTCGCCGGCCAGCAGGTGGTCGCCATCGGCAGCCCCCTCGGCAACCAGAGCTCAGTCACGGCGGGCATCATCTCCGCACTTCACCGCAGCATCTCGGCCGGCGGCGGCGGCGGCACGCCCGCCGAGGACCTGCCCGATGTGATGCAGACCGATGCCGCCATCAACCCGGGCAACTCCGGCGGCCCGCTGGCGGACGCCGGCGGCAACGTGATCGGAGTCAACACCGCCACCAATGCGGGCGGTCAGGGGATCGGCTACGCGATCCCCAGCCTCATCGCCAAGCGCATTGCCGAAGACCTGATCGCGGGACGCAAGCCCGGCCATCCGTACATCGGCGTCTGCTATCAGCCAGAGGACGCCTATCTCGCCGCCGGCAAGGACGTCCAGGGCTACGGCGTCCTGGTCACGACCGCGCTGCCCGGCACGCCCGCGGACAGGGCCGGGCTGCGCTCGGGTGACCTCATCGAGAAGGTCGATGGCGTCGACCTGATCAATGGCCAGACCCTGGGCGGGGCGATCCAGCCCCACGGCCCCGGCGAAACCGTGCAGCTCACGGTCGCGCGGGGCGGCAGCACGACCACGATCCCGCTGACCCTGGGAGACCGCACCGCCGCCGCCGGCGCGGGCGCCTGCCCGACGACCCCCTGAACGGGAGCGAAGGCGTCTCGCCTCTTGGGTCAGGGGGAGACATCGTTTATGCGAGTATCCACTCATGGAGTATCGGATCGAACAATTGGCTCGCGCCGCCGGCGTGGCCGTGGACACGATTCGCTTCTACCAGGGGAAGGGGTTGCTCGCGGCGCCGCGGCGCGACGGACGGGTCACCTGGTACGGCGACGAGCACCTGGAGCGGCTGCGACGCATCAAGAAGCTCCAGCAGCAGGGCTTCACCCTGACGGTGATCCAGCGCTTTCTCGCCGGCGAGCTGGAGCCCTCGGACGAAGCGCTGGTGGCGGCGGTCACGCGGCCGGCCGCGCCGCAGACCCTCACCTTGAGCGAGCTCGCCGAGCGCAGCGGCGTGGCCGCGCCTTTGCTCCTGAGCCTCGAGCAAGCCGGGCTGCTGGTCCCGCGCGAAGGCGGCGATGAACCGCTGTACCCGGCAGACGACCTGGAGGCGATCGCCGCGGGGATGCGGCTGATCGCGGCCGGCGTTCCTTTCGGCGCGCTGATGGATCTAGGCAAGGACTACTCGGCCGCGGTCGACCGCACCGCCCGGCAGGCGGTCGACCTGTTCGACCATCACGTGCGCGAGCGCATCCAGGCGGAGGGCGGAGCGGCCGAGGCCGCCGAACGCAGGCTTCTCGAGCTGTTCAACGAGCTCCTGGACGCGAGCGGCACCCTGGTGCGGCACCACTTTCAGCGCACGCTGCTGCGCGCGGCGCGCGAGCACATTGAAAGGAGGGGCCGTTGATCACCGCCGCCCCCGTCCGTTCATGGGAGCTGGATCGCACGCCGGACCTGGTCGACCTCGTCAGCGCCGCGCGCGACGCGGGGCGCGAGGTGCTGCTCGTCGAGCGGCCGATGCCCGACGCGGTCAGCGTGGCGGCTCTCGGCCGCGCGTTCGACCTGGTCGCCGCCCCGGGCGGAGTGGCGCTCGAGGATGCGGTGGGCAAGGTCAGCGACTTCGAAGCCGGTGAGGACCGCCTCCTCGCCGCATCCCGCCTGTGGCGCAGGCTGAGCAGCTCTCTGGGCGGCGCCGGCTCGGGCGCGCTCGGCGCGGGACCGATCGCCGTCGGTGGCTTTGCCTACCGGCCAGATCGCGAGCCGGGCGGGCCGTGGTCGGGTTTTCCGGCCCTGCTGTTTCGCGTGCCCGAGCTGGCGGTCACACGGGTGCGCGGCCGGACGTTCGCCACCGCGACGGCGCCGGGTGCGGAGGCGCTGCTCGAGCTGGCCGCCCCGGGCGTGCGTGCGCCCGCCGCTCGAAAGCTGGGCGTGACTCCCGTCCGCAACCCCGTGGCGTGGACGGCGGCGGTCGAAACCGCGGCGGCCCGGCTTCGTGCCGGCGACGCCGCCAAGGTCGTGCTCGCGCGCGAGGTCATGG contains the following coding sequences:
- a CDS encoding MerR family transcriptional regulator, with the protein product MEYRIEQLARAAGVAVDTIRFYQGKGLLAAPRRDGRVTWYGDEHLERLRRIKKLQQQGFTLTVIQRFLAGELEPSDEALVAAVTRPAAPQTLTLSELAERSGVAAPLLLSLEQAGLLVPREGGDEPLYPADDLEAIAAGMRLIAAGVPFGALMDLGKDYSAAVDRTARQAVDLFDHHVRERIQAEGGAAEAAERRLLELFNELLDASGTLVRHHFQRTLLRAAREHIERRGR
- a CDS encoding response regulator yields the protein MPPIYCATNPLPFTPPKPIAPTPKELRGSTVLVVDDERAWRVILETDLRMLGYKVSMAEDADQALERAQSDSPDVAIIDLMLPEPMDGWGLLNELRARGQKVPVIFYTAYPVFPSGTDDPDVVGYMSKAVDRADLYALLPAAIRRSRERRIDGS
- a CDS encoding response regulator transcription factor, yielding MENPSPKGGSRAHSRNRDLRLPPLPPGLEVYRPADVLGSSVLVVEDEAAMRQQLRIDLHDLGYQPSTSASAPEARQLLERERVAAVLLDLVLDESEDSGFELLKWIRHHHPGLPVIVLSAAQVNSAAIRKAYELGASSYFVKGNVPMAHIYSDLAARLVERGTGRPGSYRFGRLEFDPTRRTVKLGPEEIHLTQQQTALVLHLAQGSKPATARDLIEAGLFQSHAAHSTVHSALLTLRRRLDELEPGLGPSFVRASARGYGLAPVHD
- a CDS encoding amidohydrolase, with amino-acid sequence MTEDPASMAQPSRSVLDEVIELRRHFHQHPEVSFSEHATSAKLGERLRELGLELRPCPTETGVVAVLDSGRPGKTVMLRADIDALPIHEASGVPFESRADGRMHACGHDAHMAIMVGAARTLAEGVSELAGRYLFVFQPAEEIVSGAKAMIARGLLDDFHPDSVIGLHVTSFMESGTVISRPGLMWAGSDAFEINIGGPGGHGGMMGRRGNVLAAQAFFVERLHTVVEGLEEDGVQCHTTIGNISTDGAWNIVPRGVLVQGSLRTFTAPLREQALGRLRDLLHETDTEFDVHSTLGLVHGTVPLMNEPNITRTVLDVGRSLIGDRASVLGRPLTVSDDVAEFLTRIPGCYFMLGAMPAGGPPPAHHSPGFRIDEDAFAVGVRVLAGAASRLAAE
- a CDS encoding PDZ domain-containing protein yields the protein MRALRLIAPVLALLLAGACTIHPMGSARPSPSPSPSGTPISIPVVSPAPIPASGTFDPAHVVQVLGPAVAELIVSRNGGGGGIGSGFVIARQNGVSYLVTNNHVVADATRVVVLMPDGRHFTATVQGTDPIQDIAVVKVSDGSLPLAQFGDSTKLVAGQQVVAIGSPLGNQSSVTAGIISALHRSISAGGGGGTPAEDLPDVMQTDAAINPGNSGGPLADAGGNVIGVNTATNAGGQGIGYAIPSLIAKRIAEDLIAGRKPGHPYIGVCYQPEDAYLAAGKDVQGYGVLVTTALPGTPADRAGLRSGDLIEKVDGVDLINGQTLGGAIQPHGPGETVQLTVARGGSTTTIPLTLGDRTAAAGAGACPTTP
- a CDS encoding AAA family ATPase, which translates into the protein MIIFWIFTLFVGSSAFAFAYIYLQLGIAWSIGYSVLAMLVCRGLLTIVRRWLILTERMSPEASQQERTVETNRAIFWRRILWIAILLGAYFGGAYQFYALQPADALDALPQFLLALVTQLAYLFALMLANFMLFFGPMLLYSRMGRETIEPGDANFDVKIEDVRGQKAAVGEMMRMLRLIEQGRNYVQAGGKRERGVLMVGPPGTGKTMLAKAIASTLHVPIVVTSGAAFAGMFIGMDVLGVFMMVRTAKAKAKRWGGCAIFIDEFDALGNRRGGMGGGGGPMGGLGGMLGGGQMGLNMLLVQMDGVDNPGFFKKLVRRMVNVTLDGLFLPRVVAFNGTRIPLRLPQLRPPRYNIFFMGATNRPSVLDEAVTRPGRFGRTITFRIPTRESRKDIAALYFDKKAHDPDLDSAERRDEFARITEGYSPAMIEQALSLALVYAFEDGRKAFAWKDMREAMGNIEAGLAEPVEYTERDKVAVARHELGHAVAARFYESDRSSVRLSIRMRSGSLGHHYNVPKEEQFVRFRSQLAGRLRSGLGAIAAERVFYGENSSGVSMDLIQTTSTAAHMVGVYGMGPEPLEPQLSRKAADIGEYLISQVEAMQQLQDPDPAAAVLRNPHARRSVAQVMGAAYIDAWRLMYTNREAIDLAAEALMAQGELVGDEVDGLLDSVGLHPVDESVPYPEDAPAVPTVPGRPAIAAESA